The following coding sequences lie in one Pseudomonas monsensis genomic window:
- a CDS encoding HvfX family Cu-binding RiPP maturation protein translates to MTTTLSTAIKGLHLNLDRAGTWLAPLTLRLFIAWEFFESGLEKFNGQNWFEDIQARFPFPFDHLPASLNWELSMWAELIGALAILCGFGTRISAFALIVVTMVATAAVHWPADWSTLSELAQGYAITNKGFGNFKLPAIYLAALLPLLFAGAGKLSVDAWLARVFWQRHTR, encoded by the coding sequence ATGACCACAACCCTTTCAACCGCCATCAAAGGGCTGCACCTGAACCTCGACCGCGCCGGCACCTGGCTCGCCCCCCTGACGCTGCGGCTGTTTATCGCCTGGGAGTTTTTCGAGTCGGGGCTGGAGAAATTCAACGGGCAGAACTGGTTCGAAGACATCCAGGCGCGCTTCCCGTTTCCCTTCGATCACCTGCCGGCGTCGCTGAACTGGGAGCTGTCGATGTGGGCCGAGCTGATCGGCGCGCTGGCGATTCTGTGCGGTTTCGGCACACGGATTTCGGCCTTTGCGTTGATCGTGGTGACCATGGTCGCCACCGCCGCCGTGCACTGGCCCGCCGACTGGTCGACGCTGAGCGAACTGGCGCAGGGTTACGCGATCACCAACAAGGGCTTCGGCAACTTCAAGCTGCCGGCGATTTACCTGGCTGCACTGCTGCCACTGCTGTTCGCCGGTGCCGGCAAGCTGAGCGTCGATGCGTGGCTGGCGCGGGTGTTCTGGCAACGCCACACCCGCTGA
- a CDS encoding L,D-transpeptidase family protein, with amino-acid sequence MFKKYACYLSICLLAAPFVACADEPLPPLETLPTPPAERPVEPQSPLQAVLISLPQSCAAIAAQLNGPALTQLQAFYEQQDWMPVWASDSARLPALHAQLQLLADDGLNPKRYPLPSAAPQDGELCADIDISRNYLQALQDLHYGRLLQSHFEPLWHADDTPRDRQAELLAIAVPGMHDIAGAFDLARPRLAQYQSLRQLYAVQRLKALPQWQSVGNGPLLRPSMEDKRVPELAQRLFSEGYLTHALGAPGNAYDGVLVDAVKSFQASHSLQADGVVGPGTIAELNISPLNRREQLRVNLERFRWLAQDMEPNGLLVNVAAAELTLYQGGQAVWQTRTQVGRAERQTPLLKSRVTRLTLNPTWTVPPTIWKEDKLPEIRKDQTFLSRQNLQVLDANGQPLAAADIDWDNPGNILLRQDAGPRNPLGQMVIRFPNPFSVYLHDTPSKALFEKGPRAFSSGCVRVEHPMQLRDLLLTPAEKARTDTLLATGTTHEFRLSAPVPILMTYWTAQVDNAGRVRYAPDIYSRDSALLAGLDRAH; translated from the coding sequence TTGTTCAAAAAGTACGCATGCTACTTGAGCATTTGTTTGCTCGCAGCGCCGTTTGTCGCTTGTGCCGATGAGCCGTTGCCGCCGCTGGAGACATTGCCGACGCCGCCTGCTGAAAGGCCGGTCGAGCCGCAAAGTCCGCTGCAGGCGGTGCTGATCAGTTTGCCGCAGTCGTGCGCGGCGATTGCCGCGCAGCTCAATGGCCCGGCGCTCACGCAATTGCAGGCCTTCTACGAACAGCAGGACTGGATGCCGGTGTGGGCCAGTGACTCCGCACGATTGCCGGCCTTGCACGCGCAATTGCAACTGTTGGCCGACGATGGGCTGAATCCCAAGCGCTACCCGCTTCCGAGCGCAGCGCCGCAGGATGGCGAGTTGTGCGCCGACATCGACATCAGCCGCAACTACCTCCAGGCCCTGCAGGATTTGCATTACGGTCGCCTGCTGCAATCGCATTTCGAACCGCTGTGGCATGCCGACGACACCCCGCGCGACCGTCAGGCGGAATTGCTGGCCATCGCCGTACCCGGCATGCACGACATCGCCGGCGCGTTCGATCTGGCCCGTCCGCGTCTGGCGCAGTATCAAAGCCTGCGCCAGCTCTACGCCGTGCAACGGCTCAAAGCGTTGCCGCAATGGCAGTCCGTGGGCAACGGGCCGCTGCTGCGCCCGTCGATGGAAGATAAACGCGTCCCGGAACTGGCGCAGCGGCTGTTCAGCGAAGGCTATCTGACCCACGCCTTAGGCGCGCCGGGCAATGCCTATGACGGCGTGCTGGTCGATGCCGTGAAAAGTTTTCAGGCCAGCCATTCCTTGCAGGCCGACGGGGTGGTCGGGCCGGGGACGATTGCCGAGCTCAACATCAGTCCGCTGAACCGCCGTGAACAGTTGCGGGTCAACCTCGAACGCTTCCGCTGGCTGGCCCAGGACATGGAACCCAATGGCCTGCTGGTCAACGTTGCCGCCGCCGAACTGACTCTGTATCAGGGCGGTCAAGCCGTGTGGCAGACCCGCACTCAGGTTGGCCGCGCCGAGCGCCAGACACCGTTGTTGAAGTCTCGCGTCACGCGTCTGACCCTCAACCCGACCTGGACCGTGCCGCCGACTATCTGGAAAGAAGACAAGCTGCCGGAAATCCGCAAGGACCAGACCTTCCTCAGCCGGCAGAACCTGCAAGTGCTCGATGCCAATGGGCAACCGCTGGCAGCGGCGGACATCGACTGGGACAACCCCGGCAACATCCTCCTGCGTCAGGATGCCGGGCCGCGTAATCCGTTGGGGCAGATGGTCATCCGCTTCCCCAACCCGTTCTCCGTGTACCTGCACGACACGCCGAGCAAGGCGCTGTTCGAGAAAGGGCCGCGTGCCTTCAGCTCCGGCTGCGTGCGGGTCGAGCACCCGATGCAGCTGCGCGACCTGCTCCTGACCCCGGCGGAAAAGGCCCGCACCGACACCTTGCTCGCCACCGGCACCACTCACGAATTTCGCTTGTCGGCGCCAGTGCCGATCCTGATGACCTACTGGACCGCGCAGGTCGATAATGCCGGTCGGGTGCGCTACGCGCCGGACATCTACAGCCGTGACAGCGCGTTGCTGGCGGGGCTGGACCGGGCGCATTGA
- a CDS encoding murein L,D-transpeptidase catalytic domain family protein yields MLTFLRRLLLTTATLVAVTSPVFAAGKPSPVLFTSLAHAAPELNPQALKGALNAMQCAVNNGAKPSRHLAIIDYSQPSTERRLWIFDLNRKKLVLRDLVAHGSNSGENFATQFSNREGSYQSSLGLFRTQESYEGTHGYSLRMDGLEPGFNDLARDRAIVIHAASYVNPLWSKRQGRIGRSQGCPAVRPQIARQVIDKLKNGQFIFSWYPDQRWLRSSPYLNCQPQQVASILSTHAS; encoded by the coding sequence ATGTTGACGTTTTTGCGCCGACTTCTGTTGACCACCGCGACCCTTGTCGCCGTGACCAGTCCAGTTTTTGCCGCCGGCAAACCATCGCCGGTGCTCTTTACCAGCCTCGCGCACGCCGCGCCAGAACTCAATCCCCAAGCGCTGAAAGGTGCCTTGAACGCCATGCAATGCGCGGTCAACAACGGTGCGAAACCGTCCCGCCATCTGGCCATCATCGACTATTCGCAACCGTCCACCGAGCGCCGCTTGTGGATTTTCGACCTGAACCGGAAAAAACTGGTACTGCGCGATCTGGTCGCCCACGGCTCCAACTCCGGGGAAAACTTCGCCACGCAGTTTTCCAACCGTGAAGGCAGTTATCAATCCAGCCTCGGCCTGTTCCGCACCCAGGAAAGCTACGAAGGCACCCACGGTTACTCGCTGCGCATGGACGGCCTCGAACCGGGCTTCAACGACCTGGCCCGCGATCGTGCCATCGTGATCCACGCCGCCAGTTACGTGAATCCGTTGTGGAGCAAGCGCCAGGGGCGCATCGGCCGCAGCCAGGGCTGCCCGGCGGTACGGCCGCAGATCGCCCGACAAGTGATCGATAAACTCAAGAACGGTCAGTTCATATTCTCGTGGTACCCCGACCAGCGCTGGCTGCGCTCGTCGCCGTACCTCAATTGTCAGCCGCAGCAGGTGGCGAGCATTCTCAGTACCCACGCCAGCTGA